Sequence from the Rutidosis leptorrhynchoides isolate AG116_Rl617_1_P2 chromosome 3, CSIRO_AGI_Rlap_v1, whole genome shotgun sequence genome:
gggtcggccatttttaaatactgctaggtgtatcattgatgtctatggccaacagttgacccttaggatagatgattttcaTGCAACTTTCTAAATCGACCatactttaaaataccctgcctacactgatgatacatgttattttcttaacactgtgaatgtccagtctgagtttttgcaggaattcccagagttacagggttcaggagaatgttcattggttgaaattgatgaagagttgcaggttgaggaggtggatattttgaccaccttgatggaaaacggctatgagccgactgaggaggagttcaaggaactcgaacgtgatgcggattaccggagcaagtcttcaattgaagaacctcccgagttagaattgaagccacttccagatcatttggaatatgcttatttgcaggaggaatctaagctcccggtaattatttcttcttctcttactacaggttagaaaattgagcttgtaaccatgctcaaggcccataaaccggccattgcatgaaaaattcacgacatcaagggtattagtccctcctattgcacccaaaaaaatcctaatggaggataactccaagcctgtggtgcaacgacaaatgaggttgaacccgcacatgcaagatgtcgtgaagaaagagatcattaagctcctcgatgcaggtctaatttacccgatttctgacagtccatggattagcccggtatactgtgtacctaagaaaggtggtatgactgttaccgcaAATGATAAgaacgagttaatttccactcggactgtcacggggtggcgtgtttgtattgactatcataagttgaacgacgccacacgcaaagaccacttcccgttacctttcatggatcaaatgctagagaggttagcgggaaacagcttttattgttttcttgatggttttttgggctatttccaaattcctatctcgcacgaagaccaggagaaaactacttttacgtgcccgtatggcacattctcataccgacgcatgccctttggcctttgcaatgctccggccacttttcaaaggtgcatgatggccatattccatgatatgatagaagattacatggaggtgttcatggatgaattttcagtcttcggtgacacttttgattcatgcattcttaatttagagcggatgttggaaaggtgtgagaagtctaatcttgttctcaactgggaaaagtgccatttcatggtacaagggggcatagttctcaggcacaagatttctaaggacggtattgaggtggatcccgcgaaggtagtagctattaagaaccttccacctcccaccgatattaagggtgttcggagttttcctccggcacgccggtttttaccggcgattcattaaggatttttctaaaattactaacccgatgaacaaactcctcgaaaaggacacgccttggaatttctctgaagagtgcctaaaggcattcgatcttcttaaggagaaactgatcaatgcgcccattataattgctccgaattggtcccttccattcgagcttatgtgcgatgcttctgattttgctgttggctctgttttgggtcaaagggttgaGAAACATTTCTGACCaatttactatgcaagcaagaccttgcaggaagcgcaattgaattatactaccactgaaaaggagctccttgcggtggtcttttcatttgataagttgtggtcctacttagtcttgtctaagactatagtctttacggaccattctacTCTTAAGTACCTTTTCGCTAAAccggatgctaaacctagacttcttagatggatcttgcttttgcaagaattcaatGTTGAGATCTGGGATAAAAGGGTGCCGAGAActtagcggccgatcacctttcacgtcttgagaatccctcccgtgaggttctcgatgagactactattcatgatgatttccccgatgaatatctcatgaaggtggaggagtgtgaagatccttggttcgttgattttgctaattacttggtcggggggttcttagaaaaaggttggtcacatcataaacgtaagaaattctttagtgaccttaagtattatttttgggaggacccttatctcttTAGGCGGTGTTCCGATGGAATGATCCGCCGATGTGTTTCCGGAGATGAATGCGAGcgcattcttgtccaatgtcatcatggaccgacgggtgggcattatggtccccaagttacggggtgaaaagtctttgaggccggtttttattggcctaatatcttcaaggatgcccaccgaattTGTCAATCATGCGATGCTTGTCAACGAGTGGGTCAAATCACCCaacgagatgagatgcctcaaaatgtcatccaagtttgcGAGGTTTTTGATATATGGGGGATTGACTTCATAGGCCCGTTCCCGAAATCcaataataagctctacattctcgttgccattgattatgtttgGAAATGGGTCGAAGcacaagctttgcccactaatgatgcacgggttgtagtttcgttccttaaacaactcttttctcgatttggtgccccgaaagctttaattagtgatcggggaactcacttttgcAATACCCAACTCGAAAAGGTGTTGAAGCGATATGAGGTGACCCATAAAGTTTCGACATCTTACCATTCTCAAACCAATGGGCAAGTCGAAaacaccaatcgagctttaaagaggattcttgaaaAAAACAATTGGTTCTAATCCTAAAGAGTGGTCATTTAAGcttgatgatgccttatgggcatttagaacggcaTACAAAATGCTAACCGAAACCACTCCTTTTCAGTTACTTTATGGTAAAGCATGTCATCTCCTGGTGGAGATTGAACACAAGGCTTTTTGGGCTCTCAAAATGAGCAGtcttgatcttaaggaggcgggaTGCCTTCGTTTGACCCAATTAAATGAGCTAGAGGAGTTAAGGCTAGATGCTTATGAAAACTCGTTGATTAGTAAGGAAAGGAcaaagaagtggcacgatagtcgttTAAAAGATCATAAGGAATTTAAGGAgggggatcgtgtgcttctttttaattcacggttCCGTTTGTTTCCCAAAAAGTTGAAGTCTAAGTGGTCGGGACCGTTTATTGTTCGTAAGGTTTATTCCCATGGGGTGGTTGATTTGATTAACTCTAAGGGGGAAGAGTTTAAAGTGAACGGTCATCGGATCAAACATTATGTCGATGGACTGCAAGAGGTGGATGATGAGGTTAAACTCATTTTTACCTCTAACGACGCGTGATAGTCTTGGTGGTAAtctttgttgtagagtttgtatattatttttgtttTGTATATTTTCATGCTTGAACAGGTACAATATGATCATTGTTTGGATGCTTGGTTGCGCGAAATTGTGTTTTAGTTGAAAaaacttaaaattttaaaaagaaaaagtcgccggttttaagccgcggcgcggctgtaGAGCCCGCGGCGCGGGGTAACAAGGGTTTTGCAAGTTGAGGGTTTTTAAAAATTCAGGGATTTCTGATGCATTAAGCCGCGGCGCGGGACCTATCTGATGGAAATTAAAATTCGTTGTTTTTTTAAAAAAGGGAATGGGTCGAACCCGGCCCAATGGTAATACCCGACGGGAATTTAGGATATTTAGGGTTATTTTTTGTTTGAAAAACACACACAACTTATCAACTTCAAACACGATTCGAAAatctctcaaaccctaatctttaatcTCCAATCTTTGCTTAAATTTCTTCATCAATTCTCTAATCCATGGCACCAAAGGTCCGAATTTGACTTTCTTTATCTTGTTCTTACCTAATTACATGCTTATTTGTTGATTAAATTCGGATTAGGTTGAGAATTAGTTTGAGGTTGTTGATTTTGGTGTTGAATGCTTAAATTTATCATGAGTCTTTGTTGAATGTGATTAGTATGTATGAAATTcataatctttttgtgttttacatgcatatctttgattctagggttcatggttAATTTGATTTCGAATTAGAGATGAGTAATTGGGGAAGATTGGTTATAGGTTTTTGTTAAATAAGGTTGTCTTGAATGATAAGTATGGGGTGTGTCAATTTGGACGGGTCATTAGTGTTCTATTCTTAATTGAATGGTTTTCTTATGATTATTTTGCTTTTATATGTTATAGATGCCATGATATTGATGCTATGATGACTCGGTGCTAGATTGTTTGTTGAATTTTAGCTTGAATTACTAATTTTGGAGTTAAAATTATCTTTCCACTTAATGTGAATTGCATCGAACATCTTAGGTGTGTTTTGAGTTATTACTAATGAATGATGATTGTTTGAGTACTTGGAAAAGGGTGATTAGTTATGGTTGATTGCTTGTGATTTTGACGTTGGTCATAATTGATTTATGCTTGTAGAAGTttgttgaccaaggttgacttatgCTTAAAATATGGATTGTTTTGAATATGAGCAGGGACTAATTTTTAATGCTAATGGCAATTTTTGCTTTTGTGTTTTGTTTGTTTGGTGTTTGTTGATACAGAAGCAAAGAATTTCAAATGCTCAAATGGAGGAAGAAAGACTTTTGGAAATTCAAACCAATCCTGAAAATTGGTTACAAGCGTTAAGGGATGTTGAAGAGTATGCTGGAAGGTTTGCATATATTAGAAGGCATCTCATCACCGGTACTTGGTATTTAGACTGGGCCCCGCTAGAACAAGCGGGAAGACATTTGAGAACTCATCTCCAAGGGGTGCTTACATGCGTAAAACAACCGGGGAACCATTTCATTCACGCATGGGAGCAGGCGTTTTTGTGTACGGATGTTATTTATGAGGAATTGGTGTGGGAATTGTTCTCCACGTTGACTTTTAATCCTCGCCGTGCAGTTTCAGATATGAGTTTCTTACAATTTTGCTTAGGAGGGATGGATAGGGAGATGAGTAGGTTTGATCTTTATCGGGCATTAAATTTGTACCCCGAAATGGATGATTTTATTTTAGGACAGTATTTGAACGAAACTAAATTTTATGGTGCCGAATTCTTTAATGCACAACAATATTGGTATCAACTGAGTGGGAAGAATCCATTTGTGTATAGTGAATCAAAGGGGTCGGACATTCGGGACAAAGATGCAAGATTGATTCAGAGGTTATTGGGTTGTACATTTTGTGCACGAGTGAATGGGTATGACAAGGTAACAAATCATGATTTGTGGTCCATTTATATGATTAAGCATGGACAGTTTGCTGATTTGGCGAATTTGGTAGGTGAGTATTTGCGTACGCATGCGATGGAAAAACAAAAGGCAAAACCACTTTTGGGTGGTCATTATGTTACTAAAATTTCTCGGTTTTTCAATATTAACTTCACTCGTTGTACACCTACTCGGGATTCAGTGAAACCATTCGGGGTTCGATTTTATATTAATGCGAAAATTTTGATGTGGAACTCGGATCGGTCTATGTTTGTTGAATATGTTGAGCCGTCTCAACAAGGTGGGGCGAGTGGTAGTGGTGCGCAacacgatgatgatgaggaagtTGCGGCTCGCATCCACGAGTGTTTTGGTTCCGAGTCAGAGGAGCACGTTGGTTCGGGTAGTGGTCAGCCTTGGGGTGTTTCGGAAACAGTTTGGAATGATTTGGTTTCGAGGGTCGATAATGTTCAAATCGGTGTGTCAGATAGATTTAATGAGTTTCGGGGAGAACAATGGTCACATAATgaccgtatgtgggaaagtcagcagCGGGTCGATGAGCGGTCGGCTGAGTCCTTACATGACCAACAATGGATGGCGTATGGGAAcgattggcaaaggcacaatgcTCGTCTTTTCTACTACAACCCGGATCATTATTATGGTACTACTACTCAGACACCCGTGTATTATCGTGGTCCAGTTCGGCCACTAGTGCAGGCCCCAATTTATAGTGAGCAGGAAAGGTTGGAAGATGTGCATCAGAGGTTTCAACAGCAGTATCCGTACGGCAATTGGCCGTATGATGGTTTTCAGTGAGGTGGGCCTGCGAGCCCGATGATCATGATGTATTTTTTTTGCAAACATTTTATTTGGTTCTGTACTTGGataattatttactttaattatgtactgtagacttattcggggacaaggcgtttcggtaccgggtggtgccaccttgccccgttttatgtagtttcttttatgtttgttaggttgttggtgaaacgattttcaagtctggcattaagttcagcaaaactgcatgattgatgatattggtgtgatgatcgggaatggacgatgttcttatgctggtagTCAGTTCAgctccatctgtcactgtcattccccGATCAGTGGAAAACTcgataaatttttatttttcttaccctttcgattttaatctatttttgatctcaagtgatggggacattacttgatctcaagtgtggggtgggggatgtaaaatctctcgggttggttgttaatggaatcatcatcatattagttttgatttaaaaagacttgacgtttcacgggttttggtcgtaaaaaaaaattgaaaaaatttagggtaaaatatatattaaaaaaaaggagaaaaacaattgaaaattcggccaaaacctttattctgaaaattggcttggtattttatggtatatttcgtgttttcaaagaagccaaaattgtttcacatgttcattattttgaacatgaaatcctacgagttcggggaacttaaTAGTAGGTCACCTATACTAAAACGGGtgcaaaccgtgagagagcggtgattgcatagcgtgattgtgaccgaataacgtgccagatcacaaacttttggttacttgatatagcagacttccgaaactatatcattttattattacatcatctaatggtgtgatactataggaagaggagcctagagcttcaccagtgctgtcctttttaggaacaatagctacgtgcttgtgtatgcttagacaacacaacccatagccaaaagctatggcacccaaaggtttttgggatttaaaccgagtgtcaattgaaatagattggcattcccgagtgactcagatccactcattaaggaagtaaagtcttccgaccgtttcacttggtacatatacctcttaagctgtatcATTTCATTATCCATcatatcacgatgaggtactgttagaggagaaagtcttgaactttcaaaacatattcattattttgaatgtgaaatcctacatgaacataaaaattcatacgtaggtcacttgcaccaaggcgggtgtcaaccgtatgaacggtgatagtagcgtgtggtcAAAACCGGACCATGCGTTAGATCGACAAatttaaacagggcgatcctcattgtttctcctaacaaggacaatgttgcacccgaccaccttatttaaccacacaggatgtatccattccatcctaaaggaaGTCAAGtatcccgaacgacacacttgctgatttatttcagaagttgtagtccagatcagttgtagggtgacgaaaaatcttgaaaagtcattgctaaaatcgactagaaatctaccaggcctcaacgtcaaacagggaaactggtagtcaaagcttatct
This genomic interval carries:
- the LOC139901393 gene encoding uncharacterized protein, which encodes MLTETTPFQLLYGKACHLLVEIEHKAFWALKMSSLDLKEAGCLRLTQLNELEELRLDAYENSLISKERTKKWHDSRLKDHKEFKEGDRVLLFNSRFRLFPKKLKSKWSGPFIVRKVYSHGVVDLINSKGEEFKVNGHRIKHYVDGLQEVDDEVQYDHCLDAWLREIVF